From a region of the Dickeya poaceiphila genome:
- the panD gene encoding aspartate 1-decarboxylase: MIRTMLQGKLHRVKVTQADLHYEGSCAIDQDFMDAAGILEYEAIDIYNVDNGHRFSTYAIAAERGSRIISVNGAAARCACVGDKLIICSYVEMPDEQARTHHPKVAYFGDNNELQRTAKAIPVQIA; encoded by the coding sequence ATGATTCGAACCATGCTGCAAGGTAAGCTGCACCGGGTAAAAGTAACCCAGGCAGATTTACATTATGAAGGGTCCTGCGCCATCGATCAGGATTTTATGGATGCCGCCGGTATTCTTGAATACGAAGCGATCGACATCTACAACGTGGACAACGGCCACCGTTTTTCCACTTACGCTATCGCCGCTGAACGCGGCTCCCGCATTATTTCCGTCAATGGCGCCGCCGCGCGTTGCGCCTGCGTCGGCGACAAGCTAATTATCTGCTCGTATGTGGAAATGCCGGATGAGCAGGCCCGCACGCATCATCCCAAAGTCGCCTATTTTGGCGACAATAATGAGCTGCAGCGTACCGCCAAAGCCATTCCGGTGCAGATTGCCTGA
- the panC gene encoding pantoate--beta-alanine ligase, which produces MLIIETPVLLRRELRRWRQDGKRIALVPTMGNLHDGHLTLVDEARSRADIVVVSIFVNPLQFDRADDLARYPRTLQEDCEKLTRRGVDLVFAPAPDTLYPNGLQQQTFVEVPGLSQILEGASRPGHFRGVATVVSKLFNLVQPDVACFGEKDYQQLALIRQMVADLDYDISIVGVPIVRAKDGLALSSRNGYLTAEERQQAPQLHRIMNDMVEQLSSGDRQIDDMLARASEALRHAGFTPDELFIRDAATLQPLTTDSTHAVVLMAAWLGKARLIDNQQVDLTT; this is translated from the coding sequence GTGTTGATTATTGAAACGCCGGTGCTGCTGCGCCGTGAACTCCGCCGCTGGCGTCAGGATGGCAAACGCATCGCGCTGGTGCCTACCATGGGCAATCTGCATGACGGCCACCTGACGCTGGTGGACGAAGCCCGCTCACGGGCTGATATCGTCGTGGTCAGTATTTTTGTCAATCCGCTACAGTTTGACCGGGCGGACGATTTGGCCCGCTATCCACGAACCTTGCAGGAAGACTGCGAAAAGCTGACGCGCCGCGGGGTTGATTTGGTGTTTGCGCCAGCGCCGGACACCCTCTACCCTAATGGCCTACAACAGCAGACGTTTGTGGAAGTACCGGGGCTATCGCAGATACTGGAAGGTGCCAGCCGCCCTGGTCATTTTCGTGGCGTTGCTACCGTCGTCAGCAAGTTATTTAATCTGGTACAACCGGATGTCGCCTGTTTCGGCGAAAAAGATTATCAGCAACTGGCGTTGATCCGTCAGATGGTAGCCGACCTGGATTACGACATCAGCATCGTCGGCGTGCCTATCGTGCGCGCCAAAGACGGCCTGGCGCTCAGTTCACGTAACGGCTATCTCACCGCCGAAGAACGCCAACAGGCACCACAACTTCATCGCATCATGAACGACATGGTGGAGCAATTGTCCAGCGGTGATCGGCAAATTGATGATATGCTCGCCAGAGCATCAGAAGCGCTACGCCACGCCGGATTCACCCCCGATGAACTGTTTATCCGCGACGCGGCAACGTTGCAGCCACTGACAACCGACAGTACCCATGCCGTGGTATTGATGGCGGCCTGGCTGGGCAAAGCGCGCCTGATTGATAACCAGCAGGTAGATTTAACCACCTGA
- the panB gene encoding 3-methyl-2-oxobutanoate hydroxymethyltransferase, which yields MKATTISHLRQWKQEQKKFATLTAYDASFAQLFYEQGIRVMLVGDSLGMTVQGHDSTLPVTLDDMVYHTRCVRRGAPHCLLLSDLPFMGAATTEHACQQAAELMRAGANMVKIEGGSWLAPTVRMLTERAIPVCGHLGLTPQSVNIFGGYKVQGRDEAAASLLLEDALALEQAGAQLLVLECVPVSLAQRVTQALSIPVIGIGAGNVTDGQILVMHDALGVTGGHTPKFARNFMAAGDIRAAIRLYVQEVEQGTFPDEKYSFV from the coding sequence ATGAAAGCGACGACGATTTCCCACCTGCGCCAGTGGAAACAGGAACAGAAAAAGTTCGCCACATTGACGGCTTACGATGCCAGCTTCGCCCAACTGTTTTATGAACAGGGAATTCGCGTCATGCTGGTGGGTGACTCTCTCGGTATGACCGTACAGGGCCACGACTCAACTCTGCCCGTTACCCTTGATGACATGGTGTACCACACCCGCTGCGTGCGACGCGGTGCGCCACATTGTCTGCTGTTATCCGACCTCCCCTTTATGGGGGCCGCCACGACGGAACACGCCTGCCAGCAAGCCGCTGAACTCATGCGCGCCGGTGCCAATATGGTCAAAATCGAAGGCGGCAGTTGGCTGGCGCCAACGGTGCGCATGTTGACTGAACGTGCCATCCCGGTGTGTGGACATCTGGGGCTGACCCCGCAGTCGGTCAATATCTTTGGCGGCTATAAAGTTCAGGGACGTGATGAAGCTGCCGCCAGCCTGTTGCTGGAAGACGCACTGGCGCTGGAGCAGGCAGGCGCTCAGCTACTGGTGTTGGAATGCGTGCCGGTTTCGCTGGCACAACGGGTAACGCAAGCACTCAGCATCCCGGTTATCGGCATCGGCGCAGGCAATGTCACCGATGGCCAGATTCTGGTGATGCACGACGCGCTTGGCGTGACCGGTGGGCATACGCCGAAATTCGCCCGCAACTTTATGGCGGCGGGGGATATCCGTGCGGCTATTCGTCTGTACGTGCAGGAAGTCGAACAGGGAACCTTTCCTGATGAGAAATACAGTTTTGTTTAA
- the folK gene encoding 2-amino-4-hydroxy-6-hydroxymethyldihydropteridine diphosphokinase codes for MIRVYLALGSNLSEPLQQVRAALTALDAIAHTRLVRCSPFYRSRPLGPQDQPDYLNAVAELQTGLSPESLLDHTQRIEQEQGRVRKEHRWGPRTLDLDILLFGDLTLHTERLTVPHYDMKNREFMLYPLAELAPDLVFPDGEALATRLHQVPRNGLTLWDEQ; via the coding sequence GTGATCCGCGTTTATCTGGCGCTGGGCAGTAACCTGTCTGAGCCATTGCAACAGGTGCGTGCAGCGCTCACGGCGCTGGACGCTATTGCGCATACCCGGCTGGTGCGCTGTTCGCCGTTTTATCGCAGCCGCCCGCTCGGCCCTCAGGATCAGCCTGATTATCTCAACGCCGTCGCCGAATTGCAGACCGGGTTGTCACCGGAGTCTTTACTGGACCACACCCAACGCATTGAGCAGGAACAAGGGCGGGTGCGCAAAGAACACCGTTGGGGACCACGTACTCTCGACCTGGATATTTTGCTGTTTGGCGACCTGACGCTACATACCGAGCGGCTCACGGTGCCGCACTACGACATGAAAAACCGCGAGTTTATGCTCTATCCGCTGGCGGAACTGGCGCCTGATCTGGTGTTTCCCGACGGCGAAGCACTGGCGACGCGGTTACACCAGGTGCCCCGCAACGGCCTGACGCTGTGGGATGAGCAATAA
- the pcnB gene encoding polynucleotide adenylyltransferase PcnB — MFTRVANFCRKVLNRENEPARADNPPQAMTVIPRDQHAISRSDMSENALKVLYRLSKAGYEAYLVGGGVRDLLLGKKPKDFDITTNATPEQVRKLFRNCRLVGRRFRLAHVMFGPEVIEVATFRGHHEQHQEQETKNAAQQGHNGMLLRDNIFGTIEEDAQRRDFTINSLYYSIADFTVRDYTNGLHDLRQGLIRLIGDPETRYREDPVRMLRAVRFAAKLGMHISPETAEPIPRLASLLHDIPPARLFEESLKLLQAGHGYPTYQLLCEYQLFQPLFPLISRYFTANRESTMERMIVQVLKNTDQRIQNDMRVNPAFLFSAMLWYPLVEHAQKLTQESGLAYFEAFALAMNDVLDEQCRSLAIPKRITSLVRDIWQLQLRLSRRQGKRAFKLMEHPKFRAAYDLLCLRAETENHQELQRLAQWWGEFQVAAPPRQQAMLNTLDDGPTPHRRSRRPRKRPIHRDNAR; from the coding sequence ATCTTTACCCGGGTAGCTAATTTTTGCCGCAAGGTACTGAATCGTGAGAATGAGCCAGCCAGGGCGGACAATCCGCCGCAAGCGATGACGGTCATTCCCCGTGACCAACATGCCATTTCACGCAGCGACATGAGTGAGAATGCGCTGAAAGTACTGTATCGCCTGAGCAAAGCGGGCTATGAGGCTTATCTGGTAGGCGGCGGCGTCCGCGACCTACTGTTGGGCAAAAAGCCCAAAGACTTCGATATTACCACCAACGCCACGCCGGAGCAGGTTCGCAAGTTATTCCGCAATTGCCGACTGGTGGGCCGCCGTTTTCGTCTGGCGCATGTCATGTTCGGCCCTGAGGTGATTGAAGTCGCCACATTCCGTGGTCACCACGAGCAGCATCAGGAACAGGAAACCAAAAATGCCGCCCAGCAAGGCCACAACGGTATGCTGCTGCGCGATAACATTTTCGGCACTATTGAAGAAGATGCGCAGCGGCGCGACTTCACCATCAACAGCCTCTATTACAGCATTGCCGACTTTACCGTACGTGACTATACCAATGGTCTGCATGATCTGCGTCAGGGATTGATTCGCCTGATTGGCGACCCGGAAACCCGCTACCGCGAAGATCCGGTTCGTATGCTGCGCGCCGTGCGTTTTGCCGCCAAACTCGGTATGCACATCAGCCCGGAAACCGCCGAGCCGATTCCTCGTCTGGCCTCATTGCTGCATGACATTCCGCCAGCGCGGTTGTTTGAAGAATCGCTGAAGCTCTTGCAGGCAGGTCACGGTTACCCCACCTACCAGCTGCTGTGTGAATACCAGTTGTTCCAGCCCCTGTTTCCGCTGATTAGCCGCTATTTCACCGCTAACCGCGAAAGCACGATGGAGCGGATGATAGTACAGGTGCTGAAAAACACCGATCAGCGTATCCAGAACGATATGCGCGTTAACCCGGCGTTTTTGTTCTCCGCCATGCTGTGGTATCCGCTGGTAGAACACGCTCAGAAACTGACGCAGGAGAGTGGGCTTGCCTACTTCGAAGCGTTTGCATTAGCTATGAACGACGTTCTCGATGAGCAGTGCCGCTCGCTGGCAATTCCCAAACGGATCACGTCGCTTGTGCGCGATATCTGGCAGTTGCAGTTGCGCCTGTCGCGTCGTCAGGGCAAACGCGCCTTTAAGCTGATGGAACACCCGAAATTCCGTGCCGCTTATGACCTGCTGTGCCTGCGTGCGGAGACCGAAAACCACCAGGAACTACAACGCCTGGCACAGTGGTGGGGAGAGTTTCAGGTCGCCGCACCGCCGCGCCAGCAAGCCATGTTGAACACACTGGATGACGGCCCGACGCCGCATCGTCGTTCACGCCGTCCGCGCAAGCGCCCAATCCATCGGGATAATGCCCGGTGA
- the gluQRS gene encoding tRNA glutamyl-Q(34) synthetase GluQRS → MPESRPYVGRFAPSPSGDLHFGSLIAALGSYLQARSCHGRWLVRIEDIDPPREVPGAASRILRQLEQYGLLWDGDVVYQSRRHDRYRAVLADLQHQDKCYYCTCTRQRIQQIGGHYDGYCRARSLPPNNAALRLRQTSPVMHFHDRLRGQIDADPMLAKEDFIIHRRDGLFAYNLAVVVDDHDQGVTEIVRGADLIEPTVRQLSLYQQLDYPAPDYVHLPLALNTDGNKLSKQNHAPALPDGDPRIVLAQALAFLRQPLPTHWRDLDRDALLAWAISHWSLTTVPVESALISPEITSAFSKG, encoded by the coding sequence ATGCCTGAATCACGCCCTTATGTCGGACGTTTCGCGCCCTCTCCTTCTGGCGATCTCCATTTTGGCTCCCTGATAGCCGCGCTGGGCAGCTACCTGCAAGCCCGCTCCTGTCACGGGCGCTGGCTGGTGCGTATTGAGGACATCGATCCGCCGCGCGAAGTACCCGGTGCCGCTTCCCGTATTCTCCGACAACTGGAACAGTACGGTCTGCTGTGGGACGGCGATGTGGTGTATCAATCTCGCCGCCATGATCGTTACCGTGCGGTGCTGGCGGACCTGCAACATCAGGACAAATGCTATTACTGTACCTGTACCCGACAGCGCATCCAGCAAATTGGCGGTCACTATGACGGCTATTGCCGCGCTCGCAGCCTGCCACCGAACAACGCAGCACTACGCCTGCGCCAGACCAGTCCTGTGATGCACTTTCACGATCGCTTGCGTGGGCAGATTGATGCCGACCCGATGCTGGCGAAAGAAGATTTTATCATTCATCGTCGTGACGGCTTGTTTGCCTATAATCTGGCGGTGGTGGTGGATGACCACGATCAGGGCGTGACTGAAATCGTACGTGGCGCAGACTTGATTGAACCGACGGTGCGGCAGCTATCGTTGTACCAACAGTTGGATTATCCGGCACCAGATTATGTGCATCTGCCGCTGGCGCTTAATACCGACGGCAATAAGCTCTCCAAGCAGAATCACGCACCGGCGCTGCCTGACGGCGATCCGCGAATCGTATTGGCACAGGCACTGGCGTTTCTGCGCCAGCCGCTGCCAACGCACTGGCGCGATCTTGACCGGGACGCCTTGCTCGCGTGGGCCATCTCGCACTGGTCGCTGACTACAGTTCCTGTCGAATCCGCCCTTATATCGCCGGAAATAACATCAGCATTCTCAAAGGGCTGA
- the dksA gene encoding RNA polymerase-binding protein DksA, translating into MQEGQNRKTSSLSILAIAGVEPYQEKPGEEYMNDAQLAHFRRILEAWRNQLRDEVDRTVSHMQDEAANFPDPVDRAAQEEEFSLELRNRDRERKLIKKIAKTLQKIEDEDFGYCESCGVEIGIRRLEARPTADLCIDCKTLAEIREKQMAG; encoded by the coding sequence ATGCAAGAAGGGCAAAATCGTAAGACATCCTCTCTGAGCATTCTCGCAATTGCCGGAGTGGAGCCGTACCAGGAGAAGCCGGGCGAAGAATACATGAACGACGCTCAGCTGGCTCACTTCAGGCGTATTCTTGAAGCATGGCGCAATCAACTCAGGGATGAAGTCGATAGAACCGTATCGCACATGCAGGATGAAGCGGCTAACTTTCCCGATCCAGTAGACCGTGCCGCTCAGGAAGAAGAATTCAGCCTTGAACTGCGCAACCGTGATCGTGAACGTAAGCTGATCAAGAAGATTGCTAAAACACTGCAGAAAATCGAAGACGAGGACTTTGGCTATTGTGAGTCCTGTGGTGTGGAAATCGGCATCCGCCGTCTGGAAGCGCGCCCCACCGCCGATCTGTGTATTGACTGCAAAACACTGGCCGAAATCCGCGAAAAGCAGATGGCTGGATAA
- the sfsA gene encoding DNA/RNA nuclease SfsA, which translates to MQFSPRLRPATLLKRYKRFLADVVTPDGEFLTLHCPNTGAMTGCGAPGDTVWYSTSDNPKRKYPHTWELTQTAPGHWIGVNTLRANQLVLEALQAGRLADFTGYTTIRTEVRYGSENSRIDVLLQAEGRADCYIEVKSVTLLQHGCGYFPDAVTLRGQKHLRELQQMAEQGCSAVLCFAALHSGISQIAAAQHIDRHYAELLQLSRQQGVEILCYGAHICPDSMTLGTRLPFNNVTTAD; encoded by the coding sequence ATGCAATTTTCCCCACGCCTGCGCCCCGCCACACTGCTCAAACGTTACAAACGATTTCTGGCGGATGTCGTCACCCCTGACGGAGAATTCCTGACCCTGCACTGCCCCAACACCGGCGCCATGACTGGCTGCGGCGCGCCCGGCGATACCGTCTGGTACTCCACATCGGATAACCCGAAACGCAAGTATCCGCATACCTGGGAACTGACGCAAACCGCACCAGGGCACTGGATCGGGGTAAACACCTTGCGCGCGAATCAACTGGTGCTTGAGGCACTGCAAGCAGGCCGACTTGCCGATTTCACAGGTTACACCACTATCCGCACCGAAGTGCGTTATGGTTCGGAAAACAGCAGGATAGATGTGTTATTACAGGCAGAGGGGCGAGCTGACTGCTATATTGAAGTCAAATCAGTCACATTGCTGCAACATGGATGTGGTTACTTTCCCGATGCAGTGACCCTCAGAGGGCAGAAGCATTTGCGGGAACTGCAACAGATGGCAGAACAGGGCTGTAGCGCCGTATTGTGTTTTGCCGCGTTGCATTCCGGCATCAGCCAGATTGCCGCAGCGCAACACATTGACCGACATTACGCCGAATTATTACAACTCTCCCGGCAGCAAGGGGTTGAAATTCTGTGTTACGGTGCCCATATATGCCCAGATAGTATGACGTTGGGGACGCGGTTACCGTTCAATAACGTGACGACAGCGGACTAA
- the thpR gene encoding RNA 2',3'-cyclic phosphodiesterase — translation MTSTRRLFFGLSLPDAVSQQIVHWRATQFSPEAGRPVAAANLHLTLAFLGEVSDAKMQVLTALAGRIRQPAFTLNLNDAGHWPRPGVVWLGCRQAPRGLLQLADMLRSQAARNGCYQPPQPFHPHITLLRGATRPLPLPAATFGWTMRAEQFFLYESRTEAGRTHYQPVAHWPLLTS, via the coding sequence ATGACCTCAACCCGCCGCCTGTTTTTTGGCCTGTCGTTACCAGACGCTGTCAGCCAGCAGATCGTACACTGGCGTGCGACGCAATTCTCCCCGGAAGCCGGGCGTCCGGTGGCGGCGGCAAACCTGCATCTGACGCTAGCCTTCCTCGGCGAGGTCAGCGACGCAAAAATGCAGGTGTTAACGGCGCTGGCCGGTCGTATCCGCCAGCCGGCGTTTACCCTTAATCTGAACGATGCCGGTCACTGGCCGCGCCCCGGCGTGGTATGGCTCGGTTGCCGTCAGGCGCCGCGCGGGCTGCTGCAACTGGCAGACATGCTGCGTTCACAGGCAGCGCGCAACGGCTGCTACCAGCCTCCCCAGCCCTTTCACCCACACATCACGCTGCTGCGCGGCGCCACACGTCCGCTGCCGCTGCCAGCCGCCACCTTCGGTTGGACGATGCGCGCCGAGCAATTCTTTCTTTATGAATCACGAACCGAAGCGGGTCGAACCCATTATCAGCCTGTCGCCCACTGGCCGTTGCTGACTTCCTGA
- the hrpB gene encoding ATP-dependent helicase HrpB, whose protein sequence is MITELYVNQPPVSAVLDEVIQALHTAPQVLLHAPTGAGKSTWLPLQLLQQGAFSGRIIMLEPRRLAAKSVAFRLAQWLGETPGQTVGYRMRSENRVSSQTRLEVVTEGILTRMLQHDPALDDVSLVILDEFHERSLQADLALALLLDVQQGLRDDLKLLIMSATLDNSRLSSLLPQSLSVSSQGRSWPVERHYQPVGSQERLEEAAARLVYRLLQDETGSLLIFLPGVAEIKRLQALLESAVSAEVDVCPLYGALTLAEQQKAILPAAAGRRKVVLATNIAETSLTIEGIRVVVDCGLERAALFDVKTGLTRLTTQRISQASMVQRAGRAGRLEPGVCWHLFAREQAERAAAQSEPEILHSDLSGLWLDLLQWGCHDVAQLCWLDRPPQPALLAAGRLLMQLGVCDAQQRLTTDGRHMAALGSDPRLAAMLRTAGHDPDALATAALLAAIIEEPPRAGSLNLSDALHRPAGHWQRRAQQLTRRAGRASGQVDTGKVNEALAAWLLSAGFADRIARRRGQDGRYQLANGTGASLPPEEALAASEWLLAPVLMQSPHSPDARMLLALPVDIDQLARQRPELVTEQNLMHWDEEKGTLRASLRTQIGSLTLSSRPLAKPSDEALQQALLNWLREQGLSVLNWDEPAQQLRQRLLCARQWLPEVTWPEVDDASLLASLELWLQPSLSWVRDRRTLNQVNLSEALWRLLDWPLRQRLDSALPSHYTAPGGSRLPIRYESDKPPVLAVRLQEMFGEQASPLLAEGRVALVLELLSPAMRPLQITRDLAAFWNGAYREVQKEMKGRYPKHVWPDDPANTAPTRRTRKYQNT, encoded by the coding sequence ATGATTACGGAGCTTTATGTGAATCAACCCCCCGTCAGCGCTGTACTGGATGAGGTCATCCAGGCGTTGCATACCGCGCCGCAGGTGCTGCTACATGCCCCAACCGGGGCGGGAAAATCCACCTGGTTGCCGCTGCAGCTGTTGCAGCAGGGCGCATTTTCTGGCCGCATCATCATGCTGGAACCGCGTCGGCTGGCGGCTAAAAGCGTTGCTTTCCGGCTGGCGCAGTGGCTGGGGGAAACGCCGGGACAGACTGTCGGTTACCGTATGCGTTCGGAAAATCGGGTCAGTAGTCAGACACGGCTGGAAGTGGTGACGGAAGGCATTCTGACCCGTATGTTGCAGCATGATCCGGCGCTGGATGACGTCTCGCTGGTGATTCTGGATGAATTCCATGAACGCAGTTTGCAGGCTGATCTGGCGTTGGCGCTGCTGCTGGATGTCCAGCAGGGGCTGCGTGATGACCTTAAGCTGTTGATCATGTCCGCCACGCTGGACAACTCCCGTCTCTCTTCCTTATTGCCGCAATCGCTTAGCGTATCGTCGCAAGGTCGTTCCTGGCCAGTAGAGCGACATTATCAGCCGGTCGGCTCGCAGGAGCGTCTTGAAGAGGCGGCTGCCCGACTCGTGTACCGTTTGTTGCAGGACGAAACCGGTTCGTTGCTGATATTTTTGCCGGGCGTGGCGGAAATCAAACGGTTACAGGCACTGCTGGAAAGCGCGGTGTCGGCTGAGGTGGACGTCTGTCCGCTGTATGGCGCGCTGACGCTGGCGGAACAACAGAAAGCGATTCTTCCGGCTGCCGCCGGGCGACGCAAAGTGGTGCTGGCGACCAACATCGCCGAAACCAGTCTGACCATCGAAGGTATTCGGGTGGTGGTGGACTGTGGGCTGGAGCGGGCGGCGCTGTTTGATGTTAAAACCGGGCTGACCCGCCTGACGACGCAGCGCATCAGTCAGGCCTCCATGGTGCAGCGTGCCGGACGTGCCGGGCGACTGGAACCGGGCGTGTGCTGGCATCTGTTCGCCCGCGAGCAGGCTGAGCGCGCTGCGGCGCAAAGCGAGCCGGAAATCCTGCACAGCGATCTGTCAGGCTTGTGGCTGGATCTGCTGCAATGGGGTTGTCATGACGTCGCACAGCTTTGTTGGCTGGACAGGCCGCCCCAACCGGCATTGCTGGCGGCAGGCCGTTTGCTGATGCAGTTGGGCGTGTGCGATGCACAGCAGCGGCTGACGACGGACGGGCGTCACATGGCGGCGTTGGGCAGTGATCCGCGGCTGGCGGCGATGCTGCGTACCGCCGGGCACGACCCGGATGCGCTGGCGACGGCGGCGTTGCTGGCGGCGATCATCGAAGAGCCGCCGCGCGCAGGGTCGTTGAATCTGTCCGATGCGCTGCATCGCCCTGCCGGTCACTGGCAGCGTCGGGCGCAACAACTGACGCGCCGTGCCGGCAGGGCATCAGGTCAGGTGGATACCGGCAAGGTGAATGAAGCGCTTGCTGCATGGTTGTTGTCGGCAGGGTTTGCTGATCGCATCGCCCGGCGGCGTGGTCAGGATGGGCGCTATCAACTGGCGAACGGTACCGGAGCCAGCTTGCCGCCGGAAGAGGCGCTGGCGGCATCGGAATGGCTACTGGCGCCGGTTCTGATGCAAAGCCCACATAGCCCTGATGCCCGTATGTTGCTGGCACTGCCGGTGGATATCGACCAACTGGCGCGGCAGCGCCCGGAACTGGTGACTGAACAGAATCTGATGCACTGGGACGAAGAAAAAGGTACCCTGCGCGCCAGTCTGCGAACGCAAATCGGCAGCCTGACGCTATCGTCCCGGCCGCTGGCTAAACCCTCGGATGAGGCGTTGCAGCAGGCGCTGCTCAACTGGCTGCGGGAGCAGGGGCTGTCGGTGTTGAATTGGGATGAACCGGCGCAACAGTTGCGTCAGCGCTTACTGTGCGCCCGGCAGTGGCTGCCGGAGGTGACGTGGCCTGAGGTGGATGACGCTTCTCTGCTGGCATCGCTGGAGTTGTGGTTACAGCCGTCGCTGAGCTGGGTGCGGGATCGTCGTACGCTCAATCAGGTCAATTTGAGTGAGGCACTGTGGCGCTTGCTCGACTGGCCGCTGCGTCAGCGGCTGGATAGCGCGCTACCCAGCCATTATACCGCACCCGGCGGTAGCCGCTTGCCGATCCGTTATGAGTCCGATAAACCACCCGTGTTGGCGGTGCGGTTGCAGGAAATGTTCGGTGAGCAGGCCAGCCCGCTGCTGGCTGAAGGTCGGGTGGCGCTGGTGCTTGAATTATTGTCTCCGGCGATGCGACCATTGCAGATCACGCGCGATCTGGCGGCGTTCTGGAACGGCGCGTACCGGGAGGTGCAGAAAGAAATGAAAGGGCGCTATCCCAAACATGTCTGGCCGGATGATCCGGCGAATACGGCGCCAACCCGGCGTACCAGAAAATACCAGAACACCTAA